Proteins encoded together in one Oceanobacillus iheyensis HTE831 window:
- a CDS encoding thioredoxin family protein, giving the protein MKDYTQLTSIEMVREFTRDNRLSFIYISRENCSVCHAVWPRVQELLSDYPQIQLGKVDADEVKEIAGEYLVFTVPTMFLLKDQKELFRESRFIRIEQLKENLERAIIDI; this is encoded by the coding sequence ATGAAGGATTATACACAGCTAACTTCTATTGAAATGGTTAGAGAATTTACAAGAGACAACCGATTATCATTCATATATATTTCTAGAGAAAACTGTAGCGTTTGTCATGCCGTATGGCCAAGGGTTCAAGAATTATTAAGTGACTACCCACAAATTCAATTAGGAAAAGTAGATGCAGATGAAGTGAAAGAAATCGCAGGGGAATATTTGGTATTTACGGTACCTACTATGTTTTTGCTCAAGGACCAAAAAGAATTATTTAGAGAAAGTCGATTCATTCGCATAGAACAGTTAAAAGAAAACCTAGAACGAGCTATAATTGATATCTAG
- a CDS encoding ABC transporter permease has product MNVFKFEFKKLFTRKLIWFFISLSIFAIVGIYSLNWILTTNVEKQGLTYYDQQINWWMQDIQYWATEKEKAMEAEDEALIEEATLMEDDARSRHQRYSDLKEAYKNGEWSNIYKGNLEGLEILAYPPPDQPSGSSFEEQPISNFTLRASYEEIKYLLEHNIDSFGSKSPDSMFLPTIYDDFSGNTLEKWEESTKRYSKQGIYFFYQLIQSFYIPIVILVGCFIFGNTLSLETTKKRPNLQFYKTLPINQSKLFLVKYLTGYLGVFLFLLLMIAIPILVGTIIGGFGDLDYPVLVYDGYTTEYMEVNAVEDTFHFITLQEYLIRTFLFTVFMSLFIYSIYYFISQFIKEPIFNVILVGLIVFGVTLIQHPYNPLSYLDMDKVLTNEVQLQLLNTDYTYITGLIVNIVLSIIFIWTNFITFKVKKDKT; this is encoded by the coding sequence ATGAATGTATTTAAATTTGAATTTAAAAAACTATTTACAAGAAAGTTGATATGGTTTTTTATAAGTTTAAGTATTTTCGCTATAGTGGGAATCTATAGTTTGAATTGGATCCTAACGACGAATGTCGAAAAACAAGGATTGACCTATTATGATCAACAAATTAATTGGTGGATGCAGGACATACAGTATTGGGCTACCGAAAAAGAGAAGGCTATGGAGGCGGAGGATGAAGCATTAATAGAAGAAGCTACACTGATGGAAGATGATGCTCGTTCTAGACATCAAAGATATAGTGATTTAAAGGAAGCATATAAGAATGGAGAATGGTCTAATATTTATAAAGGAAATTTAGAAGGCTTAGAGATTCTTGCATATCCACCTCCTGACCAACCAAGTGGTTCTAGCTTTGAAGAACAGCCAATATCCAATTTTACCTTGCGAGCAAGTTATGAAGAAATAAAATATTTATTGGAGCACAATATTGATTCATTTGGATCCAAGAGTCCAGACTCTATGTTTCTACCAACAATTTATGATGATTTCAGTGGGAATACACTAGAGAAATGGGAAGAAAGTACAAAGCGATATAGTAAACAAGGTATATATTTCTTCTATCAATTGATACAAAGCTTTTATATTCCTATTGTCATTTTAGTTGGTTGTTTTATTTTTGGAAATACACTTTCGCTTGAAACAACCAAGAAGCGTCCTAATTTACAATTTTATAAAACTCTGCCTATAAACCAATCAAAGCTTTTTTTAGTAAAATATCTGACTGGCTATTTAGGAGTCTTTCTTTTTCTACTTCTGATGATAGCAATACCGATATTAGTTGGAACGATCATTGGTGGTTTCGGTGATTTAGACTACCCGGTACTGGTTTATGACGGATATACAACAGAATACATGGAAGTCAATGCAGTAGAAGACACATTTCATTTTATAACTTTGCAGGAGTATTTAATTCGTACTTTCCTATTTACAGTGTTTATGAGTTTGTTTATATATTCTATTTATTACTTTATTTCTCAATTTATCAAGGAACCTATCTTTAACGTAATACTGGTTGGCTTAATTGTTTTTGGAGTTACATTAATTCAACATCCATACAATCCGTTGAGTTACTTAGATATGGATAAGGTACTTACTAATGAAGTGCAGTTGCAGTTGTTAAATACTGATTATACGTATATTACTGGGTTAATAGTGAACATAGTGTTAAGTATTATTTTCATATGGACTAATTTTATAACATTTAAAGTGAAAAAGGATAAAACATGA
- a CDS encoding NlpC/P60 family protein, translating to MAQTNLSAKKYVLSTALVTSLALTPVFAGSVFANAGAGASEGDIPASESNLPNATEQEETSPSVGLIQRGDVSSAVEDLQEELQDQGYYTYNIDGIFGPITEEAVREYQADQDLQVDGIVGPNTKDALAVQNENSDEELNIVEKDEDENTSESGDIQSDIVAAAESVVGTPYVWGGTTTDGMDSSGFINYVFDQVDIDISRTHSEMWENDGVHVDSPEVGDVVFFEGTYDTEGASHSGIYIGDGQMIHAGNDGVSVADFTIDYWQDHYIGAKSFTE from the coding sequence TTGGCACAGACCAATCTATCAGCTAAGAAATATGTGCTTTCTACAGCACTTGTTACTTCATTAGCTCTAACACCTGTTTTTGCAGGAAGTGTGTTTGCTAATGCTGGAGCAGGAGCGTCGGAGGGAGATATACCTGCTAGCGAAAGTAACCTACCGAACGCAACAGAGCAAGAAGAAACTTCACCTAGTGTGGGACTAATTCAGCGCGGAGATGTAAGTTCTGCAGTAGAAGATTTGCAAGAAGAATTACAAGATCAAGGTTATTATACATATAACATTGATGGAATCTTTGGCCCAATTACTGAAGAAGCAGTAAGAGAATACCAAGCAGACCAAGACTTACAAGTGGATGGTATTGTAGGACCAAATACGAAAGACGCGTTGGCAGTACAAAATGAAAATTCTGATGAAGAATTGAACATTGTAGAAAAAGACGAAGATGAAAATACATCAGAGTCTGGAGACATCCAATCTGATATTGTTGCTGCAGCAGAGAGTGTTGTAGGTACTCCATATGTATGGGGTGGAACAACTACAGATGGTATGGATAGTAGTGGATTTATTAACTATGTATTCGATCAAGTAGATATTGATATTTCTCGTACGCATAGTGAAATGTGGGAGAACGATGGAGTACATGTAGACTCTCCTGAAGTTGGAGATGTTGTATTCTTTGAAGGAACTTATGACACTGAAGGAGCTTCTCACAGTGGTATCTATATTGGTGACGGTCAAATGATTCACGCTGGAAATGATGGTGTAAGTGTTGCTGATTTCACTATTGATTACTGGCAAGATCATTACATTGGCGCGAAATCTTTCACTGAATAA
- a CDS encoding ABC transporter permease — MKHTSVSEADEMKILLFEWKKLWKSKAFILLLLVSMILIAGLFIRNYIYQDIVKSQKIEMYQDHASNVLSQLMGDQEDRREIGEGVDPILEEKVEVGSSLYGKHEELITAINEDEEITALQLENETYDLAIKYHSLEKNYPLSKIDMEDEIRLNEELLMKQLPKENLNASIQPAVFMKQVIQLLLNTFGFLILIVIIGTPMIKEFDDNTIRLTYGLPISSRRMVLSKWGGLVLSGMTWFGIVLLFTYFIVATFGKELPNPFEYPFYTEQMNFILGEDYIQQSIIFGMLYLLTLTALFVWLMFLMKNTLVVHLVILFLFLINFLVIKSGFVYPFLPWSYQELDVVTLQQKQASWIGVFLNIGITTLLLLLAITSSKRREYVK, encoded by the coding sequence ATGAAACATACTTCGGTAAGCGAGGCTGATGAAATGAAGATATTATTATTTGAATGGAAGAAACTGTGGAAATCAAAAGCATTCATACTTCTTCTTTTGGTCAGTATGATACTTATCGCTGGATTATTTATACGTAACTATATTTATCAGGACATTGTAAAGTCGCAAAAAATAGAAATGTATCAAGACCATGCTTCGAATGTTCTTTCACAACTAATGGGTGATCAGGAAGACAGAAGAGAAATTGGTGAAGGTGTAGACCCGATATTGGAGGAAAAGGTTGAAGTCGGAAGTTCTTTATATGGAAAACACGAAGAATTAATAACCGCAATTAATGAAGATGAAGAAATTACCGCATTACAATTGGAAAATGAAACCTATGATTTGGCAATAAAATATCATTCATTAGAGAAGAACTATCCGTTATCAAAAATAGATATGGAGGATGAAATTAGACTAAATGAAGAGTTATTGATGAAACAGTTACCAAAGGAAAATTTGAATGCGTCTATTCAACCTGCCGTATTTATGAAGCAAGTCATTCAACTCTTATTAAATACCTTTGGGTTTCTTATATTAATCGTTATTATTGGAACGCCGATGATCAAAGAATTTGATGATAATACCATTCGGTTGACCTATGGTTTACCCATTTCTTCTCGTAGAATGGTTCTATCCAAATGGGGCGGCTTAGTTCTAAGTGGAATGACTTGGTTTGGGATCGTTCTTTTATTTACTTATTTCATAGTTGCCACTTTTGGGAAGGAATTACCCAATCCGTTCGAGTATCCGTTTTATACTGAACAAATGAACTTTATTCTAGGAGAAGACTATATTCAGCAATCGATTATATTCGGAATGCTCTACTTGTTAACACTTACAGCGTTATTTGTATGGCTGATGTTTTTAATGAAAAATACATTAGTTGTACACCTAGTAATCTTGTTTTTATTCTTGATTAATTTTTTGGTAATCAAAAGTGGCTTCGTATACCCGTTTCTACCATGGAGTTATCAAGAATTGGATGTTGTAACCTTACAGCAGAAACAAGCCTCATGGATAGGGGTTTTTCTTAACATAGGTATTACGACGCTTCTACTTCTTTTAGCTATTACATCTAGCAAAAGGAGGGAGTACGTAAAATGA